Part of the Schistocerca cancellata isolate TAMUIC-IGC-003103 chromosome 9, iqSchCanc2.1, whole genome shotgun sequence genome is shown below.
TACTTTGTAAAAGCTTTATTACAATTCCTTAACTGCATTGAGCTATCATGCCAATGTTCAGATGGCTAAGGTTTCCAATTACATTAAAGTACTCATCGGCAGCAATAAAGTACTGGAAAAGTTAGTCATCCAAAGATGGGTGTGATAGCCTGAGACCATTTATGGCATTACACTAAatctttttaaaagtatttgtggtcGATTGCATTCTTCAGCAGCAATCCCTGATGGCCACAGAGTTCCCAAGATCCAgcacaaacaaaacaataaaatgaacTACTACTCACTTCTTCAACATTGATGTTGTCTTTCGCACTAGTTTCAAAAAGCTGTATTCCCATCTGATCTGCAAATCTCTGAGCATCTTCGGTTAACACAACTTTTCTATCAGGTGCGTCATTTTTATTGCCAACTGCAAATGATACACAACAAATATTGAAAAGTGACTGCCAGTGCCACATGCTCCACATTTAATTACCAGAACATTTATGAAGACAATTTCTGCACGTCAAACTGCTATCTGTTCACCACAAAGAAATCAGTTTCAACCACACAAATTGTTACTGTGCAAAATATATTTTTGCTTTATACTACACCACTATCACAATGTGAAGTGCTTGAAAGGCTAATGCATGTACTGCATTACAATAGTGCATTGCTTGATACTTAGTACAGTTCAGAAGTATTGCAATAACAATTTACACAAAAAGGCAAACTAATTGTGGAGTATGATTTTTCTTCTATTTTGTGTTAAAGCATTGTTTTCAGGTCAGTAGTATCTCCCCTTGGTGATACATTCAGCTAATATTCAAGCCATCAATCCAGGCAGACATTTAATGAGTGAAATACTAATTTCCGTCTAATTATTACCAACAGTAACAAATTGTAGATGCAGAAATTGAAGTCTAGTTATGAATTGCCTGGGAAATGTATATCATCATATAAATTATTTCGTGCTCAACTTTAAGAAGCAACAAATAAATGCATATTATGAGTAAAGAAAAAAGTCTATTTACGAATAATAGGTTACCACACAAAAATTTCATCTCAAAACCAAGATGTAAGCACTAATTCTGACAGTCAAAGAAAATCATTAATTTTCTAATATAAAGTGCTTGAAATTTGTCAGAATAGTGCGTATAGTACAACAAATTTCTACGATAACAACTGCATCTACTGTCAACATATATTGTCAAGTTCCATGCACCCATACTATAGAAATTTTGAGAATGAATGCAAGGATCTAGTCAGTTTAATGTGTCAACAGCTTACCGAGTATCCTGTTCACCACTTCACAGTTTTGTTCAATTTCATGAAGCCATCTCTTAACATTTGCAAATGAATCTCCATTTGTGACATCATAGACTACAATTACGCCGTGAGTACCCCTATAGTAACTGTAAGACGAACAGATAAGAAACGGTGTTTACCTTTATAATGCGAAAAAAAAGACTTTACTGAACAGACATACTTACGTAGAAGTTATTGTTCGAAATCGTTCCTGGCCGGCGGTATCCCATATCTGTAGTTTCACCCTTTCTCCTTCAACTTCGACTGTTCGTATTTTAAAATCTACGCCAATTGTTGTGATGTAGCTGCCAGAAAATGTATTATCCGCAAATCTAAGAAGCAGAGAGCTCTTTCCAACTCCTAGTTTGTGTTTGAAAGACAACGTTACTAATATTTTTTCTTAGACATCCATACATATTCGTAAGATTTTCGGCAACTGTCACAGAAAATCTATTAGTTTGTATTTTACTCACCGCTATCGCCTATAATGAGTAGTTTGAAGAGATGGTCATACTCCCTAGCCATTACGTTTGGTTAAGCGACGAACGCGCTTGTATCGTTTACACCTAGTTGCCTGGCTATCGTCGTCTTCTCTACACACACAAGAAAGATAACGtagaataaaaaaacaaaagatgTATAAAATGAATCATCCAAAATATAACTAGACAGTTGCTTTCACAGGAAGATAGCCTCCTACCCAAAGCACACACTTGCAGATATATATCTTCCGGTTCAGCTGATCAGCAGACGACAATCGGTAGCGTCGATCATTTGTATGCAGTAgctaaaatttgatgttcaacagtTCTCGCAACTGCTGGTACAATGGGAATGGGTTCTGTATTTACACGTTACGCCGGCCTACGGTGTTTGTTTATTCAAAACACACTTGGTGTGAACGCATATCGACATATAGAAAATGCAATCAACTACAATAGCAGGAACAAGACACTATACCGCGAACAGTGAGTTTACATTGCATAGTAATTTAATACTGTAATTAGCTGACAGAGTTCGAATTATCATAGGTTTTATTCGTTACAGATCAACATCTGTTCGCCTCGCATATTCGATTTACAGCAAAGAGGGACGTAGTTCTGGATCCCCTGTGTTAATAGTGCACGGGTTGATGGGCTCTAGAATGAACTGGAATTCAGTCTCCAAAGCAATAGTCTCCAAAATTAACCGGAATGTAAAATTATGCAACTTTTTTCGCATATTAGATGATTTCAAACCTAGATCAAATAATCCAAGCAAGCCTTATTACAGGTGATTGCCATAGACGCACGGAATCACGGAGATAGTGCACATTCGCCTGACATGACATACGGTCATATGGTAGAGGATCTTCGTATGTTTGTAGATGAACTTAAACTGGGTCGTGTATGTCCAATTGGACATAGTATGGGTGGAAAGGTGGTGATGCTGTTTGCTCTAACGCACGTGAGTGAAACACATTTTATTGTAATTGTTCATAAGTTACAAATAAAAACTGATAACTTTGATCGTTTAGGACTGTTCAGTTCGAGTCCTTGAATGCTTTGGAAACCGAAGTACTCTGCTTttatgtatgattttttttttttttttctcatttgtcgCGTTGCTAAATGATGTAATAGGCCTACATTACTTTTCTATATATTATAAGCAGAGCAGGTGCTGTGCTCCAGTTACCCTTGGCAATGACATTAGTATTCTTCCATGATAAATTTGTCTTGTACGTCATTTGTGTTTCATTCTCAGTCTTCTGTATTATTTTGTGTTTCCTTCCCACTCGTGAATCTTCATATTCTCGATTGTGCCCACACATAATTAGTGTTAACTTTTTGAGTACCATaccaacaatataaaaaatatataattttacatttttcacaaaaGCAGGCTTTATCAGCATAGTAAGgaacaaataaaagaagaaattggtaaaaaataataaacattcaGTTGTATTAAGATGATTTCACTatggaatataattttaaaaattttctcaaaactaAGCTATATTATCACAGCAAGCAACAAATACAAGAACAAATTGACAGAAAACAAATACTGAATTGTTTTAAGTGGGTTGTTTCTCTTTAGAGCACTTACGACgtacagttttcaaccacccatcaaTTTCTGTACTATATTTGAAAGCAAATGCACTTGTTTCCTAGACAAaataccacatttcgaaacttctatGAACAATGCCTGAAACagattatagtcctaaataacaaacaaatataaatgtaaaatttaataaattttatattcaAACTACATGCTGCCACAGTTGTTTCATTTCAAAACTTCACATAAAAGCAGCAgtaaaaattcaaatttatgtaCAATAGCTTTGGACAGACTTACTTTGTCTCGTTAATACatcataaaaaaagggggggggggggtggcacaatCTCCTACAGTCATGTAACACGGCATCCATGCTGCCTATTGCTTTGAATGCTGTGAGTAACTGCTACAGTGCACCACATTCATAGCAATACCTCATTATTCTACTAGACATCCGTCTGTCTTGCAACAGCATTTCAAGCAGTAACCACTGGTACTGAAAGGGCTAAGGAAACCCAGGAAATTGCTGGTCTCCTGTTAAGCCAATTCATTgtattgcttctttttcttttgttgtatCATTCATCTACTTCTAGTGTGGTTTGTTCATAACTTTTTAATTGAAGAAGTGTAACTATTTTGCAAAAGTTTTCTTTTACAGCCTGTGAGtcttaaaagtaaaagaaaagtgtTTTGCAAAATGGGGAGGGCTGCACGTCTTCAATTACAAAGTTATAAATGAACCACCAAAGGAGTGTAAGTAGTGTGGCTCTGTAAGGAGTAAGTAACTGTTGTACTATAGATCGAAAAGCCTAGGGTTCAGTTCTCATTTTCTCTGTCAGTTATTGCTCCTTTCATCCCTGCCAGTGATAATGAGAAAAAGCCAAATTGCACTTTGCTTCAGTGTCCATTTTAAACTTTAGGTTCCCTTGTATCTGATGGGCTAAGTCAGTTCATAGATTGGAGGATTTCAAGAGTAGGACCAGGCTGAAGATGGCTTTAACTCGTAAGTAATTTGCTTGTTCTGTTAGATAGCACAGTAGGTGTAGATCACGCATGTTGATGTATGATGAAATTGTCTTAGTTTTAGTGAGTATGTGATAcattgttttaatttcatattttatctTAGAGCATAATGTCTGCAGTCAAGCTGTTGGTGAAGAACAGCATTTTTATTTACAACAGCTTATGATGTATTTCAATTCGATAATCACATTTTCACACATGACTGGCCCGTAGAACAAAAATCCATTATCTTAAGTCAGGTATGAGGTATTCTACTTCCATATGATTTCCAGTTTTGTGTGTTTACAGTTGATTTAATATTATCATTTTCCTTCCACGATGTTTTGACAACTTCTCTGATTGCATTCAAAGTATGTTGGGTGTAGATTTCATTGTTAACTGTTTGTGCTCTCACCTGCCTGTGAATGAGAGATTCTGTGCCTCAGCCTTGCCATTATTTTACAGTGCAGTTCAAGCCTCAGTCTGTCTCACAGAAATTTAAGACCAACCAAAAGACCATGTCAAACCATAAAAAAGGTTATAAGTAAGCCATAAGACAATACACTAAACCTAAAAATGCATTGGCAAACACTTACCTACGTGAACCTACTCTGTACTTTTCTTACATAACATCCTGAAAACCATGAATCAAGTAAATTGGTTAGAAGCAGTATTTTTTGACTTCCAAAAACATTTGAGTTGGTGCCCCACCATTGATGGTTAGTGAAAGTATTTCatgggtatcaaacaaaatttgtgacaagGTTAAGGATTTCTTGGTAGGCAGGATGCAGTATGTTATCGTTGATGAAGACTCATCGATagaagtaaaagtaacttcatGCGCGTCCCAGGGAGGTGTGTTGGAACTTGTTGTTTatgttgtatatcaatgatctGATAGATAATATTAATAGGAACCTTGGGCTTTCTGCTGATGATGCAGTCATCGTTAGTGAAGCTGTGTttgaaaaaaactgcacaaatattgtcagTGCTTAGACTATCTTTCATCACACTCTGAACTGGGGAATATTCTTCTCAACTTTACAAAAGTGGTATACCACTAATCACCCAATTAATGAAATATACTGCTCAGTTCTTAAACTACACATACACCCAACTCCTGTTCATATGGACCATAAATATTCACTCATattttggtaagatttcaaagtgttgcaaagattTGTAACTTACGATAAATGTCTTTGTAACTTGCGATAAATGTCTTTATGCAtttaacaaacaaaaagagtgcttcCTACGACTGCAATATCAATTATTCACAAAGTGAGAACTGTGGTTCATTGGCAGgagactgggaaaatgcagtcagtataTGAAGGACGCTGTGTACAGATCAATTGTGCAGCACATGTTACAATATTGCTCAATTGTTGGGGccctgtaccaaataggattgaaAAGAGTGTACCAAATGTATGCAAAGAACTGTGGTACAATtgctcacagatttgtttgatgcaCAAAAGAGCATCGTGGAAATGTTGTAAAACCTGAATTGAGACTCTGAAGACATAGAGTAATTTCAGCAGGTACAGAGAGATTTGAGTCACTATTCCTGCACTCcattggaatgggaagaaaccttaacACATGGTACcatgctaagtaccctctgcc
Proteins encoded:
- the LOC126100218 gene encoding ras-related protein Rab-35 gives rise to the protein MAREYDHLFKLLIIGDSGVGKSSLLLRFADNTFSGSYITTIGVDFKIRTVEVEGERVKLQIWDTAGQERFRTITSTYYRGTHGVIVVYDVTNGDSFANVKRWLHEIEQNCEVVNRILVGNKNDAPDRKVVLTEDAQRFADQMGIQLFETSAKDNINVEEMFMAITRQVLRTKKERKERQAIQNNDTVNLRKPKQSKRKCC